The following are encoded together in the Zingiber officinale cultivar Zhangliang chromosome 8A, Zo_v1.1, whole genome shotgun sequence genome:
- the LOC122008885 gene encoding F-box/kelch-repeat protein SKIP11-like, whose amino-acid sequence MIENESCLTRRTLRSSLEQESEWAYMTYQLLEIKTNKRPPSVESLELQEAKVKRERSTEPPPFREETTLPLDESSCPIGGGGGGDDDGFSDTTSLISQIGRDMSIKCLLHCSRSNYGILASLNRAFNSLIRTGELYKLRRQAGIIEHWVYFSCNILEWEAYDPYCSRWISLPRMPPNDFFMRSDKESLAVGTELLVFGRDYTSRISHIVLRYSILTNSWSQGVEMNSPRCLFGSASFGERAIVAGGIDARGNILDSAELYNSDTQTWVSLPSMNKPRKMCSGVFMENKFYVIGGMSSPTELLTCGEEYDIEKHTWRIIPNMSQGLNGPSGAPPLVAVVNDELYAADYAEKEVRKYDKQNNSWITLGKLPERPDSVNGWGLAFRACGERLIVIGGPRMLGGGMIELNSWTPRDGPPVWNMIASKHCGSFVYNCAVMGC is encoded by the coding sequence ATGATAGAGAATGAGTCTTGTTTGACCAGAAGAACATTGAGGAGCTCCCTTGAGCAAGAATCCGAGTGGGCTTACATGACCTACCAGCTCCTTGAGATTAAAACCAACAAACGCCCGCCGTCCGTGGAATCCTTAGAGCTACAAGAAGCTAAAGTGAAACGGGAAAGATCCACTGAGCCTCCTCCCTTTAGGGAAGAGACAACATTGCCTCTTGATGAATCCAGTTGCCCTATTGGTggcggtggtggtggtgatgatgatggTTTCTCTGATACAACTTCTCTCATTAGTCAAATTGGTCGTGATATGTCTATCAAGTGCCTCCTTCATTGCTCCAGATCAAACTATGGCATCCTTGCTTCCTTGAACCGAGCTTTTAACTCTCTCATACGAACCGGCGAGCTCTACAAACTGAGGAGGCAGGCAGGCATCATTGAACATTGGGTATATTTCTCTTGCAACATACTTGAATGGGAAGCATATGATCCTTATTGTAGCAGATGGATTTCTTTGCCAAGAATGCCTCCTAATGATTTCTTCATGCGCTCTGATAAGGAATCGTTGGCCGTCGGCACAGAGCTCCTTGTTTTTGGAAGAGACTACACATCTCGTATTTCTCATATCGTGCTGAGGTATAGCATTTTGACAAATTCTTGGTCCCAAGGTGTTGAGATGAACTCCCCTAGGTGTCTGTTTGGATCTGCCAGTTTCGGAGAGAGAGCTATCGTAGCCGGTGGCATAGATGCCCGAGGAAATATATTGGATTCTGCAGAACTCTACAATTCTGATACACAAACTTGGGTTAGTCTTCCTAGCATGAATAAACCGAGGAAGATGTGTTCAGGTGTGTTCATGGAAAACAAGTTCTATGTGATTGGCGGAATGAGTAGCCCTACAGAATTGCTAACATGTGGGGAAGAATACGATATCGAGAAACACACCTGGAGAATCATTCCCAATATGTCTCAGGGGCTGAACGGCCCTAGCGGGGCACCTCCGCTCGTTGCAGTAGTTAATGATGAATTATACGCAGCTGATTATGCAGAAAAGGAGGTTAGGAAGTATGACAAGCAAAATAACTCTTGGATAACCTTGGGCAAATTGCCTGAGAGACCTGATTCAGTGAATGGTTGGGGGCTAGCTTTCCGAGCTTGCGGTGAACGTCTTATCGTAATCGGTGGACCTAGGATGCTCGGGGGTGGAATGATCGAACTCAACTCATGGACTCCAAGAGATGGACCTCCGGTCTGGAACATGATTGCCAGCAAGCATTGTGGGAGTTTTGTGTACAATTGTGCTGTCATGGGGTGCTGA
- the LOC122008886 gene encoding aquaporin NIP2-2-like, translated as MSSSNEIHDIEVITAQNFAAGADDNTFAWAGAGLRRQKSFKDFFPPHLFRKVVAEVIATFLLVFVTCGAGALNRNNTGVVSQLGASVAGGLVVTVMIYAVGHISGAHMNPAVTLAFAVARHFPWIQVPFYWSAQFTGAMVAAFILRELLHPITILGVTTPSSTAARALVMETIVTFTMMFVTAAVATDTRAVGELAGLAVGSAVCITSILAGPVSGGSMNPARTLGPAVASNIYNSLWVYFIGPVVGTVSGAIAYDFIRMSEKLPPPPSASEATDSAPNKSPSLKLRRTRSQEMAAASPRID; from the exons ATGTCGTCGTCCAACGAAATCCACGACATCGAGGTGATCACGGCCCAGAATTTTGCCGCCGGCGCCGACGACAACACCTTCGCCTGGGCCGGCGCCGGACTCCGTCGGCAGAAGAGTTTCAAGGACTTCTTCCCGCCCCACCTCTTCAGAAAG GTCGTGGCGGAGGTGATCGCTACGTTTCTGCTGGTGTTCGTGACGTGCGGCGCCGGAGCACTGAACCGGAACAATACCGGGGTGGTGTCGCAGCTGGGGGCGTCAGTGGCCGGAGGGCTCGTCGTGACGGTGATGATCTACGCGGTGGGGCACATCTCCGGCGCCCACATGAACCCCGCCGTCACCTTGGCGTTCGCCGTCGCGAGGCATTTCCCCTGGATACAAGTTCCCTTCTACTGGTCGGCCCAATTCACAGGCGCCATGGTCGCCGCCTTCATCCTCCGGGAGCTGCTCCACCCCATCACCATCCTCGGCGTCACTACCCCCTCTAGCACCGCCGCTCGTGCCCTCGTGATGGAGACCATCGTCACTTTCACCATGATGTTCGTCACCGCCGCCGTCGCCACCGATACTAGAGCC GTCGGAGAGTTGGCCGGATTAGCCGTCGGCTCCGCCGTGTGCATCACATCCATCCTTGCCGG GCCTGTGTCTGGTGGCTCGATGAACCCGGCGAGGACGCTCGGGCCGGCGGTGGCAAGCAATATCTACAACTCCCTCTGGGTTTACTTCATCGGCCCGGTGGTGGGCACCGTGTCAGGCGCCATCGCCTACGACTTCATTCGCATGTCGGAGAAACTGCCGCCGCCGCCATCAGCAAGTGAAGCTACCGATAGTGCACCGAACAAGTCGCCATCTCTGAAGCTCCGGCGGACAAGGAGCCAGGAGATGGCCGCCGCCAGCCCCCGTATTGACTAA